In Ptiloglossa arizonensis isolate GNS036 chromosome 6, iyPtiAriz1_principal, whole genome shotgun sequence, a single window of DNA contains:
- the LOC143148580 gene encoding uncharacterized protein LOC143148580, which produces MRRAVRYFENTPRLNKATSRLQSSRGFLISSGKVKGNGAGDRGRVSIARISVEVSCTMGGQRENGRGWPAGRPTRGSWAIAGTRRYSRARVNGHASWNTLIVDSDSVARPTLYVRIGSSKTLSPSPQSSRWPPNDAERIGTRADFPPRDSYTREEKISFFANRTNVPRPYRTSIPRCSTVTADKFLLIFSFGRNCVRYRRFDRRESDRENWNSYFPRNFSFVSNENSSHR; this is translated from the exons ATGAGACGAGCAGTCAGATATTTCGAAAACACGCCGCGTCTAAATAAAGCGACGTCGCGACTGCAGAGCTCGCGAGGCTTCCTTATTTCGAGTGGAAAGGTTAAGGGAAACGGAGCTGGAGATCGGGGCCGAGTGTCCATCGCGCGTATTTCGGTTGAGGTCAGCTGCACAATGGGTGGACAAAGAGAGAACGGGAGGGGTTGGCCGGCCGGCAGG CCGACTCGAGGTAGCTGGGCCATCGCCGGGACTCGACGGTACTCACGAGCACGAGTCAATGGTCACGCGTCGTGGAACACGTTGATCGTCGATTCCGATTCGGTGGCCAGGCCAACATTGTACGTACGCATCGGTTCTTCGAAAACGTTGTCACCGTCACCGCAATCGTCCCGGTGGCCGCCAAACGATGCCGAGAGAATTGGGACACGCGCAGACTTTCCTCCGAGAGATTCCTATAcgcgagaagaaaaaataagtTTCTTCGCGAATCGCACGAACGTTCCTCGACCGTACCGAACATCGATTCCTCGATGTTCGACCGTCACCGCCGACAAATTCCTGCTTATTTTTTCCTTCGGACGAAATTGCGTTCGTTATCGGCGATTCGATCGCCGCGAAAGCGATCGCGAAAACTGGAACTCGTACTTTCCtcggaatttctcgttcgtttcgaacgaaaacagTTCGCACCGGTGA